A portion of the Chromobacterium sp. IIBBL 290-4 genome contains these proteins:
- a CDS encoding DegT/DnrJ/EryC1/StrS aminotransferase family protein gives MKYPLMRNNILREDLDVLIEYLKQDDPILTNGQKVREFEGEWSKWLGVKYSVFVNSGASANLLSMAILKIRYPEGGEVIVPPFTWISDIASVIQNGFTPVFVDIDPRSLALDTDSVIKKINNRTRAVFLTHAQGFNGLTDELLSELDRRKVHLIEDVCESHGACHKGRKVGSFGWMSNFSFYYAHHMSTIEGGMICTNDEEVYQQLRMLRSHGMVRESNDNSLKSYYKESNPDLNPEFIFAYPAYNVRNTELGGIMGLSQLKRLDANIKKRTDNFLHFIENLNGNIFQKDFVVEGSSNYAFNIVLNEANLELAYNLMTAMRYAGIEFRRGSAGGGNQLRQPYLKGIFPQDYCKQFPNTDHIHFYGFYVGNYPGLTYPEIDEICSVLNSI, from the coding sequence ATGAAATATCCTTTGATGCGGAATAATATTTTACGTGAAGATCTGGATGTTTTAATTGAGTACTTAAAGCAGGATGATCCTATTCTAACCAATGGGCAAAAGGTGAGGGAGTTTGAAGGCGAGTGGTCGAAATGGCTAGGTGTAAAATATAGCGTCTTCGTCAATTCTGGCGCATCTGCCAACCTATTATCAATGGCGATTTTAAAAATCCGATATCCAGAAGGTGGTGAAGTTATCGTTCCTCCCTTTACATGGATTTCTGACATCGCCTCTGTAATTCAGAATGGATTTACACCGGTTTTTGTTGATATTGATCCAAGATCCTTAGCTTTGGATACGGATTCTGTAATAAAGAAAATTAATAATAGAACACGAGCAGTTTTTTTGACGCATGCTCAAGGATTCAATGGATTAACAGATGAGTTATTGAGTGAGTTAGATAGGAGAAAAGTACATCTGATTGAAGATGTGTGTGAATCACATGGTGCTTGCCATAAGGGTAGAAAAGTTGGCTCATTCGGCTGGATGTCGAATTTTTCATTCTACTATGCTCATCATATGAGTACGATTGAAGGTGGGATGATATGTACGAATGATGAGGAAGTTTATCAACAGTTAAGAATGCTTCGTTCTCATGGCATGGTGCGTGAATCAAATGATAATAGTTTAAAATCCTACTACAAAGAAAGCAATCCAGACTTAAACCCAGAATTCATTTTTGCATATCCGGCTTATAATGTAAGAAATACTGAGCTTGGAGGGATTATGGGCCTATCTCAGCTGAAAAGATTAGATGCAAATATTAAAAAGAGAACTGATAATTTCTTGCATTTTATAGAAAATCTTAATGGAAATATTTTCCAAAAAGATTTTGTAGTAGAGGGGTCTAGTAATTATGCGTTCAATATTGTATTGAACGAGGCCAATTTAGAATTGGCTTACAATTTAATGACCGCTATGCGCTATGCTGGGATTGAGTTTAGAAGAGGGAGCGCAGGTGGTGGAAATCAACTTCGTCAGCCTTATCTAAAAGGAATTTTCCCACAGGATTATTGCAAACAATTCCCTAATACAGATCATATTCATTTCTATGGATTCTATGTAGGAAACTATCCAGGGTTGACTTATCCTGAAATTGATGAAATTTGCTCGGTTTTGAATTCAATCTGA